In Nitrosopumilaceae archaeon, the following proteins share a genomic window:
- a CDS encoding VOC family protein: MKLHHIGIVVPKIKESMGEITNYIKFETISTTIPVQSQKVNICFLKIGEPFLELIEPVEKDSPVYDFAKNGGGIHHLCFEVNDIHSELVSMEKKGATILVKPVIGFDNRLIAFVDLNMKNIKCGLIELLESKTRE, from the coding sequence ATGAAACTACACCACATTGGTATTGTCGTGCCTAAGATCAAAGAATCCATGGGAGAAATTACAAATTATATCAAATTTGAAACAATTAGTACTACAATCCCAGTCCAAAGTCAAAAAGTAAACATTTGTTTCTTAAAAATTGGTGAACCCTTTTTAGAATTGATTGAACCTGTAGAAAAAGACTCTCCTGTCTATGATTTTGCAAAAAATGGAGGAGGAATACATCACCTTTGTTTTGAGGTAAATGACATTCATAGTGAACTAGTAAGTATGGAAAAAAAAGGAGCCACCATTCTTGTCAAGCCAGTAATTGGATTTGATAATAGATTAATTGCTTTTGTAGATTTGAACATGAAAAATATAAAATGCGGTTTGATTGAACTTTTAGAATCTAAAACTAGAGAATAA
- a CDS encoding methyltransferase domain-containing protein: MGRGNPRLTTKRELNQILDIVNAKPNDVFCDLGCGEGMLCIWASERLKYAYGIENYKKNYSKSQENKRTKLRSNVRFIFKNYDDLEKIPELKKCTIFFCTNGFFPDEFQRLEEFLKPKKFVFVSQYFATYPIMSKKYDNFYIIRTPFKVAKNQKGWIQYMLGKNKTRKDLLKIMREFPDYSNKKEELDEIIRHFNWICGRCSKTNL, encoded by the coding sequence ATGGGACGTGGTAATCCAAGACTTACAACTAAACGTGAACTAAATCAGATTCTAGATATTGTTAATGCAAAACCAAACGATGTCTTTTGTGATTTAGGATGTGGAGAAGGTATGCTGTGTATATGGGCATCAGAACGATTGAAGTATGCTTACGGTATTGAAAACTACAAGAAAAATTATTCTAAATCCCAAGAAAACAAACGAACAAAACTAAGGTCTAACGTACGCTTTATCTTCAAAAATTATGATGATCTTGAAAAAATTCCTGAATTGAAGAAATGTACTATATTCTTTTGTACAAATGGGTTTTTCCCAGATGAATTTCAAAGACTTGAGGAATTCTTGAAACCAAAAAAGTTTGTTTTTGTATCACAATATTTTGCTACCTACCCAATAATGTCTAAAAAATACGACAATTTCTACATTATAAGAACGCCATTCAAAGTAGCTAAAAATCAAAAAGGGTGGATTCAATATATGCTTGGAAAGAACAAAACGAGAAAAGATTTATTGAAAATAATGCGGGAATTTCCTGATTATAGTAATAAAAAAGAAGAACTAGATGAAATCATTCGCCATTTTAATTGGATTTGTGGAAGATGCTCTAAAACTAATTTATGA
- a CDS encoding radical SAM protein, with protein MLEKLIKDSKALEKVIAGEELSYNDGLELMSYDNLYMIGAAADLIRQQRVGDTVTFAASYYLNYTNVCAASCQMCAFYRKGNESDAYTLSTKDIESRVGIAKELGATEVHIVGGFHPELPLEYYEEMFRTIKKSHPEMNIKALTAAEIFFIARLTHNSVKEVLLRLKSAGLDSMPGGGAELFHPDIRNQIVRGKCSGQEWLDTIEQAHNLGIKSNATMLFGHIEKPEHIVDHLIKLRDVQKRTKGFITLIPLKFSLENTELEQKGLINAESASTYDLRVIAISRLMLAGALDNISVYWVALGKKLAQVALTHGGNDLVGTAFSEEIYKAAGKGTNSSLLELANMVKEIGRKPAQRDTFFNILKTF; from the coding sequence GTGCTGGAAAAATTAATCAAAGACTCCAAAGCTCTTGAGAAAGTAATTGCCGGTGAAGAACTTTCATACAATGACGGCTTGGAATTAATGTCGTATGATAATTTGTATATGATTGGTGCTGCTGCCGATTTAATTCGTCAACAACGTGTTGGTGATACGGTTACTTTTGCAGCTTCCTACTATCTTAATTATACAAATGTATGTGCTGCAAGCTGTCAAATGTGTGCCTTTTACAGGAAGGGAAATGAAAGTGATGCCTATACCCTGTCCACAAAAGACATTGAATCTAGAGTTGGAATAGCAAAAGAACTTGGTGCAACTGAAGTACACATTGTTGGAGGTTTTCATCCAGAACTTCCTCTTGAATATTATGAAGAGATGTTTAGAACTATTAAGAAGAGTCATCCTGAAATGAACATTAAAGCACTAACTGCTGCAGAAATTTTCTTTATTGCAAGATTAACGCATAATTCTGTCAAAGAAGTATTATTGAGATTAAAGTCAGCCGGGCTTGATTCAATGCCTGGTGGAGGAGCTGAGCTATTTCATCCTGACATTAGAAACCAGATAGTTCGCGGAAAGTGTTCTGGACAAGAATGGCTTGATACCATAGAACAGGCTCACAATCTTGGAATCAAAAGCAATGCAACAATGCTCTTTGGCCATATCGAAAAACCAGAGCACATTGTAGATCATTTGATAAAATTAAGAGATGTACAGAAAAGAACTAAAGGATTTATCACTTTGATTCCATTAAAATTTAGTTTAGAGAATACGGAGCTTGAACAAAAGGGATTGATAAATGCGGAAAGTGCTTCAACATATGACCTTAGAGTGATTGCGATTTCAAGACTTATGCTTGCAGGTGCACTTGATAATATTTCTGTATATTGGGTAGCTCTTGGAAAAAAACTTGCTCAGGTAGCGCTAACACATGGCGGAAACGATTTGGTAGGTACTGCTTTTTCTGAAGAAATCTATAAAGCTGCAGGAAAGGGAACAAACTCCTCTCTCTTGGAGCTTGCAAACATGGTAAAAGAAATTGGTAGAAAGCCAGCTCAGAGGGATACTTTCTTCAATATATTGAAAACCTTCTAG
- a CDS encoding MqnA/MqnD/SBP family protein, translated as MEITLGHTPDADDAFMFYGMLTGKVTSPHFKVNHVVEDIETLNKRALKHELDVTAVSVHACAYIPNYTILRSGGSFGKGYGPIVISKKNLTIDELKKTRIAIPGKMTSAFLLLQLMIGKFDYVEMKFSDITAAVEKGEVGAGLVIHETQITYDKENLSKILDVGSWWRDSTGGLPVPLGINVMSNHFESNIIKKFDEFFRESIIYGMARVNEALDYAMEYSRGQPRDLIEKFVRMYVNDITIEMGILGESAIRDLFKFGVEKGFVPEFDLRIA; from the coding sequence ATGGAAATCACCCTAGGTCACACTCCTGACGCTGATGATGCTTTCATGTTTTATGGAATGCTTACAGGAAAGGTAACATCACCGCATTTTAAGGTCAATCATGTTGTGGAGGATATTGAAACACTCAACAAAAGAGCTTTAAAGCATGAGCTTGATGTTACTGCCGTTTCCGTACATGCATGCGCATACATTCCAAATTACACAATTTTACGTAGCGGTGGAAGCTTTGGCAAAGGATATGGCCCCATTGTAATCTCAAAGAAAAACTTGACAATAGATGAGCTAAAAAAGACAAGAATTGCCATTCCTGGCAAGATGACCTCAGCATTTTTGCTTTTACAATTAATGATTGGCAAATTTGATTATGTTGAGATGAAATTTAGTGATATTACTGCCGCTGTTGAAAAAGGAGAAGTTGGTGCTGGACTAGTAATACATGAAACCCAGATAACTTATGATAAGGAAAATTTATCAAAAATTCTTGATGTCGGTTCGTGGTGGAGAGATTCTACAGGCGGTTTGCCAGTACCGCTTGGTATCAATGTGATGAGCAATCACTTTGAAAGCAATATTATAAAAAAATTTGACGAGTTTTTTCGCGAATCAATCATATACGGAATGGCGCGGGTAAACGAAGCATTAGATTATGCCATGGAATACAGCAGGGGTCAACCACGAGATCTTATTGAAAAATTTGTTAGAATGTATGTAAATGATATCACTATAGAAATGGGCATCTTGGGAGAAAGCGCAATCAGAGATCTCTTCAAGTTTGGCGTTGAAAAAGGATTTGTTCCTGAGTTTGATCTGCGCATAGCTTAA
- a CDS encoding matrixin family metalloprotease: MLFIIPNIAIAQESPYTLQTILPLSLRSTEIIHVGLILDTTIPSAKVEAVKSAIISNDYFTNDGQRLYKGWQGALSNLGNQPGLVVPQKFDISESEDKFDKIIIRLTDKINPNGYNGYTIPIIKTNEDVLQSSITIYDINNLDNNEISQIVRHEFGHALGLGHSTDPHDLMNPDISMGNSYISSCALAGIRAVYSGHIQSQIYC; the protein is encoded by the coding sequence ATGCTATTTATTATTCCAAACATTGCCATCGCTCAAGAATCCCCTTATACATTACAGACCATTTTACCATTATCTCTTAGAAGTACAGAAATAATTCATGTAGGACTAATTTTGGATACAACCATTCCTTCTGCAAAAGTAGAAGCTGTTAAAAGTGCTATCATATCTAACGACTATTTTACTAATGATGGTCAAAGACTTTACAAAGGTTGGCAAGGAGCATTAAGCAATTTAGGAAATCAACCTGGTCTTGTAGTACCACAAAAATTTGATATAAGTGAGTCCGAGGATAAATTTGATAAGATAATCATAAGACTCACAGACAAAATAAATCCCAATGGATACAATGGATATACAATTCCGATAATCAAAACCAACGAAGATGTATTACAATCCAGCATAACCATTTATGATATAAACAATCTAGATAATAATGAGATCTCGCAAATCGTTCGTCATGAATTTGGACATGCCCTGGGCTTGGGACATTCAACTGACCCTCATGATTTGATGAATCCTGATATTAGTATGGGAAATTCTTACATCTCATCATGTGCTCTAGCTGGAATTCGAGCCGTGTACAGTGGGCATATACAAAGCCAGATCTATTGTTAG
- a CDS encoding TATA-box-binding protein: MPQTKPMVSIENVVASASVDQRLDLNEITKKFPDTEYHPEQFPGLVFRIKLPKTATLIFSSGKMVCTGAKSTEQSISAVRNVVQKLRKGKVKVKNDPVITIQNIVASVNLNGKVHLERAARSLPRSMYEPEQFPGLIHRMLDPKTVILIFASGKLVCTGAKKESDVYRSVNNLHTMLEEKELMIY, from the coding sequence ATGCCTCAAACTAAACCAATGGTAAGCATTGAAAATGTTGTGGCTTCAGCATCTGTAGATCAAAGACTTGATCTCAATGAAATCACAAAAAAATTCCCTGATACTGAATATCATCCTGAACAATTCCCAGGACTAGTATTTAGAATAAAATTGCCAAAGACTGCAACACTCATCTTTAGTTCTGGAAAAATGGTTTGCACGGGTGCAAAATCTACAGAACAGTCAATTAGTGCAGTAAGAAACGTAGTACAAAAGCTTCGAAAAGGCAAAGTAAAAGTAAAAAATGATCCTGTCATAACAATTCAAAACATCGTAGCTTCTGTAAATCTTAATGGTAAAGTACACTTGGAAAGAGCAGCAAGAAGTTTGCCGCGAAGTATGTATGAACCAGAGCAGTTTCCCGGACTAATACACAGAATGCTTGATCCAAAAACGGTTATTCTGATTTTTGCATCAGGAAAGCTTGTTTGTACAGGTGCAAAAAAAGAATCAGATGTTTACAGATCGGTAAACAATCTGCACACTATGCTTGAAGAAAAAGAATTAATGATATATTAG
- a CDS encoding DEAD/DEAH box helicase, producing the protein MKNFGTLEYVLDRFSREWSWKVAGSRAVIMVSRVIPQSWYGDGPNEAIIPDTSQNVQKIKWINDRYPLEILSKSTWNKKIAHFREKKKKPKKIEKLRQVNPGKQFKGKLLNFQKEGLDFLLKSSGNALLADEMGLGKTVQTLAYLATENQTFPALVIAPLVTLNNWQREVGKFLKKKSKNGRLLENQVPTSTLIRNGKSQDLGKFDLYIINYDLLHKRIDDLSKLNLKTIICDEVQHLRSKSTKKYSAVKKLTALKSIKYRIGLSGTPIYNRGSEIWPIVDILRPGLLGSFKEFCEYFCYVNEKGKAIVLENKRESLGEELRKHVMLRRKKSDVLKELKDKVRYKEVIDADINYYQKELDKIWKKLEEDQKNAETAFDKFTSYKRAIQSERQAAGIAKLPHVIEFVKNIMEIEESVIVFCHHRAIHQLLHKSLGEYAPASIIGGQTDKERQKHIDMFQAGETKLMVAGLRAGNVGINLSRARYVIFAELDWSPAIHRQAEDRLHRIGQKNTVFAYYLIGNGTLDDHVANVLVDKSYEIDAIMDEKIESFENKEKAELILAQIHDKIASKR; encoded by the coding sequence ATGAAAAATTTTGGTACCCTAGAATATGTTCTTGATAGGTTTTCAAGAGAATGGAGCTGGAAAGTAGCCGGTTCTCGTGCAGTTATAATGGTATCAAGAGTAATACCGCAATCATGGTATGGAGACGGCCCTAATGAAGCAATAATTCCAGATACTAGTCAAAATGTACAAAAGATAAAATGGATTAATGATAGATATCCATTAGAGATTCTTTCAAAGTCAACGTGGAATAAAAAGATCGCACATTTTCGTGAAAAAAAGAAAAAGCCAAAAAAAATTGAAAAATTGCGCCAAGTAAATCCAGGAAAACAATTCAAAGGAAAGCTTCTTAATTTCCAAAAAGAGGGACTAGACTTTCTATTAAAATCATCAGGAAACGCATTACTCGCAGATGAAATGGGTCTTGGAAAAACGGTTCAAACACTTGCGTATCTTGCCACCGAGAATCAAACTTTTCCCGCACTTGTAATAGCGCCTCTGGTCACTTTGAATAACTGGCAACGTGAGGTTGGAAAATTCTTGAAAAAAAAGAGTAAAAATGGACGATTGCTAGAAAATCAGGTACCAACTTCTACATTGATACGAAATGGCAAGTCCCAAGATTTGGGTAAGTTTGATCTCTATATCATCAACTATGATTTACTACACAAAAGAATAGATGATTTATCAAAACTGAACTTGAAAACAATCATCTGTGATGAAGTTCAGCATCTTCGTTCAAAATCTACAAAAAAATATTCAGCTGTTAAAAAATTAACTGCGTTAAAATCTATCAAATATAGAATAGGTCTTTCCGGTACTCCAATTTATAACCGCGGTTCTGAGATCTGGCCCATAGTTGACATACTAAGACCCGGTTTACTTGGTAGCTTTAAGGAGTTTTGTGAGTACTTTTGTTATGTAAACGAAAAAGGAAAAGCCATAGTTCTTGAAAATAAACGTGAAAGTTTAGGAGAAGAGTTAAGAAAGCATGTTATGTTAAGGAGAAAAAAATCAGATGTTCTAAAAGAGCTAAAGGACAAAGTGCGTTACAAGGAAGTAATTGATGCCGATATTAACTACTACCAAAAAGAGCTTGACAAGATATGGAAAAAATTAGAAGAAGATCAAAAAAATGCTGAAACTGCATTTGACAAATTCACTTCATACAAGAGAGCTATACAAAGTGAAAGACAGGCAGCTGGAATTGCAAAACTTCCTCATGTAATAGAATTTGTAAAAAACATTATGGAGATTGAAGAGAGTGTCATAGTATTTTGCCACCACAGAGCAATTCACCAGCTTCTTCACAAGAGTCTTGGAGAATATGCTCCTGCATCTATAATTGGAGGTCAGACAGACAAGGAAAGACAGAAACACATAGACATGTTCCAAGCAGGTGAGACAAAACTAATGGTTGCAGGTCTTAGAGCTGGAAATGTAGGAATTAATTTGAGTCGTGCAAGATATGTTATTTTTGCAGAACTGGATTGGAGTCCTGCCATTCATAGGCAGGCAGAAGACAGACTTCACAGGATTGGGCAAAAAAATACAGTTTTTGCATATTATTTGATAGGCAATGGAACACTTGATGATCATGTGGCCAATGTCTTGGTGGACAAAAGCTATGAAATAGATGCCATAATGGATGAAAAAATAGAATCGTTTGAAAACAAGGAAAAAGCAGAATTAATCCTGGCACAAATTCATGACAAGATAGCCTCAAAGCGGTAA
- a CDS encoding elongation factor EF-2 produces the protein MKFKATDQILKIIGNKKNIRNFGVIAHVDHGKTTMSDSLLASSGIISPSVAGQALALDSMKLEQDRQMTIVQANVTLLYEQGDQEYVINMIDTPGHIDFTGRVTRSLRAIDGAVVVSDSVEGIMTQTETVTRQALEERVRPVLYINKIDRLIKELRLPPEKMQEWLLDIITNFNRLIDIYAEPEYKEKWKVSIQDGSVSFGSAKDKWGFNADVMKKKGISFKDIYTAYSEGGDIKALAEKAPLYDAVLGMVVKHHPSPDVAQKYRIPKIWKGDLDSDLGKALLNCDDNGPTVMMIVNMTVDPAAGPVAIGRLFSGRIKDGDRIHLIDTKREGRIQSVNFFMGNQREMVGELAAGNIPALLGLEHARAGQTLSSVAGIHTFEGIQYVSEPVVQIAVEPKHPKDLPKLVEALRRITIEDPNLVVKINEESGETVIAGMGVLHLEIATSLIADAGVQVVTSQPLINYRETIRTAAGPIMAKSPNRHNKIFLKVEPLDEKVAELIRNGTLNEYKDTKEVAEILRNAGWERDEAKRVMRFDPRGNVFVDGTKGVQFVQESTDSILSGFEDTMKEGPLAREQVRGCKFTFHHFVPHEDPAHRGLSQLGPASRRACMGSMLLANPVLLEPTLGIEVRVPQEMIGNVAGVISGKRGKVLNMEQKGVVHILTGEMPASETFDLSEVMRGQTAGKAMWNTHFKAWTPVPNSVLPTILAEIRKRKGLSPDPPTANEFIDNE, from the coding sequence ATGAAATTTAAGGCAACAGATCAGATTCTGAAAATAATTGGAAACAAGAAGAACATTAGAAACTTTGGAGTTATAGCTCATGTAGACCACGGAAAAACAACTATGAGTGATAGTCTTTTGGCTTCCAGTGGAATTATCAGCCCATCTGTTGCAGGTCAAGCTCTTGCGTTAGACTCTATGAAACTAGAACAAGACAGACAGATGACAATTGTTCAAGCAAATGTTACTTTACTTTATGAACAAGGAGATCAGGAATATGTAATCAACATGATTGATACTCCCGGACACATTGATTTTACTGGGCGTGTTACCCGTAGCCTTAGGGCAATTGATGGGGCAGTAGTAGTTTCAGACTCTGTTGAAGGAATCATGACTCAGACAGAGACTGTAACAAGACAAGCTCTTGAAGAAAGAGTCAGACCAGTGCTTTACATCAATAAAATAGATCGTCTCATAAAAGAACTCAGACTCCCTCCAGAAAAAATGCAAGAGTGGCTTTTAGATATTATTACAAACTTTAACAGATTAATTGACATCTATGCGGAACCAGAATACAAGGAAAAATGGAAGGTTAGTATTCAAGACGGAAGCGTTTCATTTGGTTCTGCAAAGGACAAATGGGGATTTAATGCAGACGTGATGAAGAAAAAAGGAATCTCATTCAAAGATATCTATACAGCATATTCTGAAGGTGGCGACATCAAAGCGCTTGCAGAAAAAGCACCGCTTTATGATGCAGTACTTGGAATGGTGGTAAAACATCATCCATCACCTGATGTTGCGCAAAAATACAGAATTCCAAAAATTTGGAAAGGTGATCTTGACTCTGATTTAGGTAAGGCACTTTTGAATTGTGATGACAATGGTCCTACCGTAATGATGATTGTAAACATGACAGTGGATCCTGCTGCAGGGCCTGTAGCTATTGGTAGATTATTTTCTGGTAGAATAAAAGACGGTGACAGAATACATCTTATAGATACTAAACGAGAAGGAAGAATACAATCGGTTAACTTTTTCATGGGAAACCAACGTGAAATGGTAGGAGAACTTGCTGCAGGAAATATTCCAGCACTTTTAGGATTAGAACATGCAAGAGCAGGTCAGACACTTTCAAGTGTAGCTGGAATCCATACCTTTGAAGGAATTCAATATGTTTCAGAACCTGTTGTACAAATTGCTGTGGAACCAAAACACCCAAAGGATCTTCCAAAACTTGTTGAAGCTTTACGTCGTATTACAATAGAAGACCCCAACCTTGTGGTGAAAATCAACGAGGAAAGCGGAGAAACCGTAATTGCAGGAATGGGTGTATTGCACCTTGAGATTGCAACCTCGCTTATTGCAGATGCAGGAGTCCAAGTTGTAACTTCACAACCATTGATCAATTATCGTGAAACAATTAGGACTGCAGCTGGTCCTATCATGGCAAAGTCTCCAAACAGACACAACAAGATCTTTTTGAAAGTAGAACCGCTTGACGAAAAAGTTGCTGAACTAATCAGAAATGGAACACTAAACGAGTACAAGGACACAAAGGAAGTTGCAGAAATTTTACGAAATGCTGGCTGGGAAAGGGACGAGGCAAAGCGTGTCATGCGATTTGATCCAAGAGGAAATGTCTTTGTAGATGGTACAAAAGGTGTACAATTTGTTCAGGAATCAACAGACTCTATCTTGTCTGGCTTTGAAGACACCATGAAAGAAGGCCCTCTTGCAAGAGAACAAGTCAGGGGATGTAAATTTACGTTCCATCACTTTGTACCACACGAGGACCCAGCTCATAGAGGTCTATCACAACTTGGTCCTGCTTCTAGACGTGCTTGTATGGGCTCAATGCTTTTGGCAAATCCAGTACTACTAGAACCAACACTTGGAATTGAAGTTAGAGTTCCACAGGAAATGATTGGAAACGTTGCAGGAGTAATTTCTGGTAAAAGAGGCAAGGTACTAAACATGGAACAAAAAGGAGTTGTACATATTTTGACTGGAGAAATGCCGGCATCTGAAACTTTTGATCTTTCTGAAGTAATGCGAGGACAAACTGCAGGAAAGGCAATGTGGAACACTCACTTTAAAGCTTGGACGCCAGTTCCAAACTCTGTATTGCCTACCATACTGGCAGAAATCAGAAAGAGAAAGGGACTAAGTCCAGATCCTCCAACAGCAAACGAGTTTATCGATAACGAGTAA
- the rlmN gene encoding 23S rRNA (adenine(2503)-C(2))-methyltransferase RlmN — protein sequence MTDLYRVLPEEMDKLVTEMGQPRYRADQLLHALYHDSPKGMSDLRQIPAALRDALVAAGYTIGSASEAHRVASEDMQTTKLLLKYGDGTMIETVLMQYPSKTKIHPRSTVCVSTQVGCAMGCVFCATGQMGFKRNLQAEEIVAQVLHFAYVLRERDEHVTNLVFMGMGEPLANYAETIRAVRLLTHARAFGLGQRSITISTVGVIPFIDRLADEQLQIGLAISLHAPNDELRRRLVPTAGPHSVEELFLASKRYFKKTGRRITFEYALIDGINDSPEVAAELALLLKGNGAHVNLIPVNSTAGGFQRPERRRVHEFQRILRRGGVNCTVRVEKGSEISAACGQLRTDAMEKITNSNKD from the coding sequence ATGACCGACCTTTACCGCGTGTTACCAGAAGAGATGGACAAGCTTGTTACAGAAATGGGTCAGCCCCGCTATCGTGCAGACCAGTTACTTCATGCATTGTATCATGATTCGCCTAAGGGCATGTCTGATCTTCGTCAGATTCCCGCAGCTTTGCGAGATGCACTAGTTGCAGCAGGATATACAATTGGCTCTGCAAGCGAAGCTCATCGTGTTGCAAGTGAAGACATGCAAACAACAAAGTTGCTCCTCAAGTATGGCGATGGAACTATGATTGAGACTGTGCTTATGCAATATCCATCAAAGACCAAAATTCATCCTAGGTCTACTGTCTGCGTTTCTACTCAAGTTGGTTGTGCCATGGGCTGTGTATTTTGTGCAACAGGACAGATGGGTTTTAAACGTAACCTGCAAGCAGAAGAAATTGTTGCACAGGTGTTACACTTTGCTTATGTCCTACGCGAACGAGATGAGCATGTAACAAATCTTGTCTTCATGGGCATGGGTGAACCGCTTGCAAATTATGCCGAAACTATACGGGCTGTCAGACTATTAACACATGCACGAGCTTTTGGCTTGGGACAACGAAGCATAACTATTTCCACAGTTGGAGTAATTCCGTTTATAGACCGCCTTGCCGACGAGCAACTCCAGATTGGACTAGCTATTTCTCTTCATGCACCAAATGATGAGCTGCGTCGCAGGTTAGTGCCAACAGCTGGACCACATTCTGTAGAGGAACTGTTTTTAGCATCAAAGCGCTACTTCAAAAAAACAGGGCGTCGCATTACTTTTGAATATGCACTTATCGATGGCATCAATGATTCACCAGAGGTTGCAGCTGAATTGGCTCTGCTCTTGAAAGGCAACGGAGCTCATGTAAATTTGATTCCCGTGAATTCTACTGCAGGTGGTTTTCAGCGACCAGAACGACGACGCGTACATGAATTCCAGCGAATTTTACGCAGGGGCGGTGTAAATTGTACGGTGCGTGTGGAGAAGGGATCAGAGATCTCGGCAGCTTGCGGTCAGTTGCGGACAGATGCGATGGAAAAGATTACAAATTCAAACAAGGATTAA